ATGGTGGGGGGTTGGGTCGTTTGCAAAAGCTTCATGGGTACGTTCTGGCAATGTTGGCCCAGCCGCGTGGGCAGCAACTCACCAGCTCACTTTCTCACAATCTAAGCAGGGCATCGCGCACGTCTTCCATCAGCCACATGGGCGTGCTGGTGGCGCCGCAAATGCCAATGGTTTGGCCCAGCTGAAACCACTCGGGCTGCAGTTCCTCCACCTTCGAAATAAAGTGCGTGTTGGCGTTGGTGTTTTTGCACACCTGGTACAGCACCTTGCCGTTGGAGCTTTTGGTGCCCGATACGAACACAATCTGGTCGTACTCGGCGGCAAAGCGGCGCAGCTCATGGTCGCGGTTCGATACCTGCCGGCAAATGGTATCGTTGGCCGCCACCTGGTAGCCCCGCCCCTCCAGCTCGCCCTTAATGCGGTAAAAGCTGTCGGTGCTTTTGGTGGTTTGGCTGTAGAGCGTAATGTTCGGCGGCAGCTCGTGGCGCAGCAGCTCGTCGAGGTTCTCGAACACCACCGCGTCGCCGCGGGTTTGGCCCAGCAGGCCGCGTACCTCGGCGTGGCCGTGTTTGCCGTAAATGAAAATGCGCTCCTTGCGGTCGTAGCTGCTCTTGATGCGGTTTTGCAGCTTCAGCACCACCGGGCACGAGGCATCGATGAGCGTGAGGTTGTTCTGCAAGGCCATTTGGTAGGTGCTGGGCGGCTCGCCGTGGGCGCGTATCAGCACCTTCTCGTCGCGCAGGCCACCTAGGGTTTCGTAATCGATGATGCGCAGGCCGCGCTTTTCGAGGCGCTCCACTTCTTCATCGTTGTGCACGATGTCGCCAAGGCAATACAAATACCCTTGCTCGTCGAGGATGTCTTCGGCCATCTGAATGGCGTAGATAACCCCGAAGCAAAAGCCGGAATTCGGGTCGATGCGGACACTGAGGTTGAGCGGCATATCTGTCTCGGTAACCAAGGAGCCAGGCAGAAGGTTGCGGCGGAGTGTGCGGCAGAAGGTGTGAATTCTGCTTTAATATAGCACACTCCCGGTACCGCACAACCTACTCGGGCAACTGGCGCAGTTTGGCGGCCTCGGGGCCGCCAATGTGGTTGTGGGTGAGCATAAAATCGCGCACGATGCGGAAGCCTTCGGCATCGAGCCCCGACTGGGGGTGGCGCAGCAAGGCCTGCGTCAGCAAGGCGCGGTCTTCGTCGAGGTGCTTGCTGGCACCCAGGAACTTGGGCAGGTTGCTCTCGATGCTGAAGCGCAGGAAGCGCACCTCGGGGTGTTTGGGGTTAAGGGCCACGGCGGCATCAAACTGCTGGCTGGCGGCCTTCACCCGGTCGAGCTTATCGAACACGCCCCCGGTGTGCTTGGCCATAATGGCCTCGGAAGCGGCTTTGTAGGCCAGCACCACGGCGTCGCGCTGGGTGTAGCCGCGCATCAGCAAATGAAACCGGCGGCTGGCCTCTTCGTTTTCGGCGGCCTGGCGGTAGTGGCGGCGCAAGGCGGGCAAAGCGTACGGCGAGTGGGCGTCGGTATCGGTAGCTGAAAGCACGGCAACAAGCAGGGTTAAGAACAGGCCAAACAGGAGTTTCACGGGCGGGGCACTGGCGCCGGGGCCTTAGATGGCCCGCAGGCGGTACCGAAAGTACGACCCAACCAGCAGCAGAAGTTTCGTGTTGTCGGGCACGCGCACGCGCCCGGCCAGAATGCGCTGCGCCGGCAAGGCCCGAATGGTGGCAAACAGCTTGAGGTAGTATACGTAGGCCAGGTACACTCCCAGGCGGGCCGAGCGCGGCAGCTGCACAATGCCCGCGTAGCCCGCGTCGAAATCGGCCTTAATGTCGTCCTCGATGCGGCGCTTGCAGGCGTCGTCGAACTGCTCGTAGCACACCCCGGGGAAGTACACGCGGCCGCGGTCTTCGTAGTCGGAGCGTAAG
The sequence above is drawn from the Hymenobacter sp. YIM 151858-1 genome and encodes:
- a CDS encoding 4-hydroxy-3-methylbut-2-enyl diphosphate reductase, with product MPLNLSVRIDPNSGFCFGVIYAIQMAEDILDEQGYLYCLGDIVHNDEEVERLEKRGLRIIDYETLGGLRDEKVLIRAHGEPPSTYQMALQNNLTLIDASCPVVLKLQNRIKSSYDRKERIFIYGKHGHAEVRGLLGQTRGDAVVFENLDELLRHELPPNITLYSQTTKSTDSFYRIKGELEGRGYQVAANDTICRQVSNRDHELRRFAAEYDQIVFVSGTKSSNGKVLYQVCKNTNANTHFISKVEELQPEWFQLGQTIGICGATSTPMWLMEDVRDALLRL